In a genomic window of Nostoc sp. UHCC 0870:
- a CDS encoding nicotinate phosphoribosyltransferase, producing MSPFPVWDSHQKPKLDISAADYSLLTDLYQLTMTACYTGEGVEQRRASFELFVRRSPEGFGYLIAMGLAQALEYLENLRFSPEQIAALQATGIFAQANQQFWSLLAEGRFTGDVWAVPEGTAVFPNEPFLRVEAPLWQAQLVETYLLNTLNYQTLIATRAARLRDVAGETARLLEFGTRRAFSPQASLWAARAALAGGLDSTSNVLAALQLGERPSGTMAHALVMALSAMEGSEEQAFTAFHRYFPGAPLLIDTYDTVAAAKKLAAKVNAGEMELTGVRLDSGDLVTLSQQVRSLLPGVTIFASGDLDEWEIARLKAAGAEIDGYGLGTKLVTGSPVNGVYKLVEIDGIPVMKKSSGKVTYPGRKQIFRSFAGSQVKADRLGLMTDTPLDTEKPLLELVVKEGQRLQPPETLAAIRQRTTASVASLPEKTRQLEHPIALTVEISPTLSELIRGIGV from the coding sequence ATGTCACCTTTCCCAGTCTGGGATAGCCACCAGAAACCAAAATTAGATATCTCTGCGGCAGATTACAGCCTGCTGACCGACCTTTACCAGTTAACAATGACAGCTTGTTACACGGGTGAAGGGGTGGAACAACGGCGGGCTAGCTTTGAGTTATTCGTCAGGCGATCGCCTGAAGGTTTTGGTTATTTAATTGCGATGGGTTTGGCTCAAGCATTGGAATACTTAGAAAATCTGCGCTTTAGCCCCGAACAGATAGCGGCATTACAGGCAACAGGGATTTTTGCCCAAGCGAATCAACAATTTTGGTCATTACTGGCTGAGGGACGATTTACTGGGGATGTGTGGGCAGTACCAGAAGGGACGGCTGTCTTTCCCAACGAACCATTTTTACGCGTAGAAGCCCCCCTCTGGCAAGCGCAATTAGTCGAAACCTATCTATTAAATACACTTAACTACCAAACTCTGATAGCCACCAGGGCGGCACGTCTGCGGGATGTTGCAGGTGAGACAGCCCGACTTTTGGAATTTGGCACAAGACGGGCATTTAGTCCCCAAGCCTCATTATGGGCAGCACGGGCAGCTTTAGCTGGGGGTTTAGATTCTACTTCTAATGTGTTAGCCGCACTACAACTAGGTGAAAGGCCTAGTGGTACGATGGCTCACGCCTTGGTTATGGCGTTATCAGCGATGGAAGGCAGTGAAGAACAAGCCTTTACAGCATTCCACCGCTATTTTCCCGGTGCGCCATTGTTGATTGATACATACGATACTGTGGCGGCGGCAAAAAAATTAGCCGCAAAAGTCAATGCAGGAGAGATGGAATTAACAGGGGTGAGGTTAGATTCTGGAGATTTGGTGACATTATCACAACAAGTGCGATCGCTTCTTCCTGGGGTGACAATTTTTGCTAGCGGCGACTTAGACGAGTGGGAAATTGCCAGACTCAAAGCCGCCGGTGCAGAAATTGATGGCTATGGACTAGGTACGAAACTAGTTACAGGTTCACCAGTGAACGGGGTTTATAAACTCGTAGAAATTGACGGTATCCCTGTAATGAAAAAGTCCAGTGGTAAAGTCACGTATCCAGGACGCAAGCAAATTTTTCGGTCATTTGCGGGAAGTCAAGTCAAAGCAGACAGATTGGGATTAATGACAGACACTCCCCTGGACACAGAAAAACCATTATTGGAATTAGTGGTCAAAGAAGGTCAAAGACTGCAACCACCAGAAACCTTAGCCGCAATTCGCCAACGTACAACCGCTTCGGTAGCAAGTCTACCAGAAAAAACCAGACAACTAGAGCATCCTATTGCCTTAACCGTGGAAATTTCTCCCACGTTGTCGGAGTTGATTAGGGGTATAGGGGTGTAA
- a CDS encoding NUDIX hydrolase, with protein sequence MPGRNHKTISTSLNQQPLADFKVGVDNVIFSVDTVQNRLLVLLVMRQQEPFLNYWSLPGTLVRQGESLEDAAYRIMSEKIRVNNLYLEQLYTFGGPERDPREATGSYGVRYLSVSYFALVRFEEAELIADGVTGIAWYPVKQVPKLSFDHNEILAYGHRRLRNKLEYSPVAFEVLPEMFTLNDLYQLYTTVLGDNFADYSNFRARLLKLGFLSDTGIKVSRGAGRPASLYKFDAEAFAPFKDKPLVFI encoded by the coding sequence ATGCCCGGACGCAACCACAAAACAATTTCAACTTCGTTAAATCAACAACCTTTGGCCGATTTCAAAGTTGGTGTTGATAATGTAATTTTTTCTGTAGATACTGTACAGAATCGCCTCTTAGTTCTCTTAGTAATGCGACAGCAAGAGCCATTTTTAAATTATTGGAGTCTTCCCGGTACTTTAGTACGTCAAGGAGAATCTCTAGAAGATGCAGCTTATCGCATTATGTCCGAAAAAATTAGGGTAAATAATCTTTATTTAGAACAGTTGTATACCTTTGGCGGGCCGGAACGCGACCCAAGGGAAGCAACTGGTAGTTATGGCGTGCGTTATTTATCAGTTAGTTATTTTGCCCTTGTCAGATTTGAAGAAGCAGAATTAATTGCTGATGGCGTAACTGGTATTGCTTGGTATCCAGTCAAGCAAGTGCCAAAATTATCTTTTGATCATAATGAAATTTTGGCTTATGGTCATAGAAGGTTACGTAATAAATTAGAGTACAGTCCGGTAGCCTTTGAAGTATTACCGGAAATGTTTACTTTGAATGATTTATATCAGTTATATACCACAGTTTTAGGGGATAATTTCGCGGATTATTCTAATTTTCGAGCGCGTCTCCTCAAGTTAGGCTTCTTATCTGATACAGGCATCAAAGTATCACGCGGCGCAGGTCGTCCAGCCAGTTTATACAAATTTGATGCTGAAGCCTTTGCACCCTTTAAGGACAAACCTTTGGTGTTTATTTGA
- a CDS encoding nicotinate-nucleotide adenylyltransferase translates to MKKIALFGTSADPPTAGHQKILRWLSERYDWVAVWAADNPFKSHQTLLAHRAAMLRLLITDIEAPRQNIALEQELSSFRTLETLDKAKSLWGEDTQFTLVIGSDLLHQLPRWYRVEELLQQVQLLIVPRPGYEIDESSLEAVEAVGGKIAIAGLTGLDISSTAYREHGNTEALIPPIAAYINQQHLYKCPDATTKQFQLR, encoded by the coding sequence ATGAAAAAAATTGCTTTATTTGGTACTAGTGCCGATCCGCCAACAGCAGGACATCAAAAGATTCTGCGGTGGTTGTCTGAGCGTTATGATTGGGTAGCGGTGTGGGCGGCTGATAATCCTTTCAAATCTCATCAAACACTTTTAGCACATCGGGCGGCGATGTTGCGGTTGTTGATTACAGATATAGAAGCACCCAGGCAAAATATTGCTTTAGAACAGGAGTTAAGTAGCTTTAGAACCTTGGAAACATTGGATAAAGCGAAATCACTTTGGGGTGAGGACACCCAATTCACCTTGGTGATTGGTTCAGATTTATTACATCAGCTACCGCGCTGGTATCGAGTTGAAGAATTATTACAGCAAGTGCAACTGTTGATTGTGCCACGACCGGGATATGAGATAGATGAGTCTAGCTTAGAAGCCGTGGAAGCAGTGGGAGGAAAAATTGCGATCGCCGGTTTAACTGGTTTAGATATATCCTCCACAGCATATCGTGAACACGGAAACACCGAAGCCCTCATTCCCCCTATCGCTGCTTATATTAATCAACAGCATTTGTACAAATGCCCGGACGCAACCACAAAACAATTTCAACTTCGTTAA
- a CDS encoding sterol desaturase family protein, giving the protein MLEAVAIAWLLLFFGDFLSTFVYHVPEHVFGSLHLKTHHSWKKDFRHYAILTLNLQVLLDGILGALPYILVAVILWSFSPIGVIVGLLFGQFHVWWRHISVLGWQTPKLINFLCQILFITTPERHWLHHQKTNLGFGDIFTFFEQPAQVWLRWLRLLRLNKRYSRI; this is encoded by the coding sequence ATGCTTGAGGCTGTCGCTATTGCCTGGCTGTTATTGTTTTTTGGTGATTTTTTATCAACATTTGTTTACCATGTACCTGAACACGTTTTTGGTAGCCTCCACCTGAAAACACACCACTCATGGAAGAAAGATTTTCGTCACTATGCAATTTTGACATTAAATCTTCAGGTGCTTTTAGATGGTATTTTGGGAGCTTTACCATATATATTAGTAGCTGTAATTTTGTGGTCTTTCTCTCCCATTGGGGTAATTGTGGGTTTATTATTTGGTCAATTTCATGTGTGGTGGAGACATATTAGTGTCTTAGGTTGGCAAACTCCAAAACTCATCAATTTTTTGTGTCAAATTTTGTTTATCACCACTCCTGAAAGACACTGGTTACATCACCAAAAAACAAATCTAGGTTTTGGCGATATCTTTACCTTTTTTGAACAACCTGCACAAGTTTGGTTACGCTGGCTGAGACTGTTAAGGTTAAATAAACGTTACTCGCGTATTTAA